A window of Amaranthus tricolor cultivar Red isolate AtriRed21 chromosome 8, ASM2621246v1, whole genome shotgun sequence genomic DNA:
cacacaattttcaatttatcgatgtgggataactcatcccaacaggTTGCGAAAAATCCTGAGGAGGATAAGAATGGGAAGATGCAAGGGTAAGGAAGGGAAATGGTTATTAAGGTACTTTTTCTCCATTTGCTTATATTAAGTCCTTATTGAGCAATGCAAAATTTTGTATGCTCAATTTAGACCCTCCGGAACATACAATGGTACAAGGGCTAGAAAGGATGACCAAAGGCTTAGGGATGTTTGGGTTGTGTTTTGAAAGTTTTAGGGATGTGTTAATCATGAGAAAGGTTTGAATTTTGGGAGATATTTGGTTGAGTGTGATGATAttttaaagtggaaatggaTATCGATAAGAAATGCCTTGAGAATGGAGACGATAAGGGAAAGGAATGAACTGATGGAATAAGTCTAGGAATGTCGTGAGTAAATGCAACAGATGGAGGGGAATGTTGATGAAGGTAAATGATTTGGTTGATGCAGTTTTACCACAACAAGGAACAAGTAAAGAATGTGTGGTGTGAGTGAAGAAGGTTAGTTTAGCAAGCTTAGATCTCTAATGATACATATTCACCACATTAGAAAATAAAGACCCTAATGGTGATAAGTATGCATGACACACACTACGCATTACAATTTTCTACACTTTAAATTTAATCCAAGAATAAAAGGGAAGACAAGGGTTTGAAGCAAAGTTTTGTTTCATGAAATTTTACCTAGTTTTCTAGTCCATCTTAGATATAGATAAGGAAAGAAAGGAAGTAAATTAAGTGTCAAGATACATCACATGTGGAAAGGCTCCTTGAGGAGCTACCTCCATTTAACTTCCTCTTATGCTCAAACTCTTGGAGGGAAACTTAAGCTATGGAAGTCATGTAACTTCTCAACTGATTTGCAAGGAAAGTAGTTTTCAAATTCTTGTTTACCCTACACCATCTTAGATGGAGATTGTATTAGGTGGTTATGTAACTACCTAGGATTTCAAGTATCCTTGGAGGGAATCCTCAGCCCTTTGATGAGTATCCACACATCTAATTTCCTTGCACATAACTTCGTTACCTTCTTTTTTCCTCCCGTTTGAATTAATTGAAAGGAAAATAAATCGGTCCCAATTTTGCTTGTTGTACATGTCCAAGAGTTTAACCTCCTTGCACTAACCTCTTATTCTCATGTTAGTGTAACCTCCATGAAATGACTTCCGATTGTAACGTTCTCATGGAGAGCTTGTAGCTTCCTTGACTTGTTAAGCTTGTTTTTCACATGTGCTTCTGAACATTACAAACATCTTGCTACGAGCAACTAGTTATTACATCAATAATCATTCTAGGAAAACCCTACTAACATACTTGCACTAATTAAAGATTTCAATTATTACAACTTGTGATACAACTTCAAAACACAATAAGATTAAAGCAAAACAATTAACTTGGATTGTGAGACGAATGATGAATAATAAGAGCTTCACTACGTCTTGCTCTCCTTGAATGACTTTAGATGAACATTGATGAGGAAAGATGTTATGTTTTTGCTGtcaagaaagagaaaaaaacacctttttccCATCCCATGGGTGAAGGGTGAGATGTGTGCTTGGGCTTACAAGCTAGTGATCTCCATCCATGTGTTTGAAATATTCAAAACTGATTCTCATTTTGTTACATATCAAACTTATTCTTAAGGAGAGAGAATCCCTTTTATGCCCTTATAAGTTGTTTTGTTGCATTCACTGTTCATGTTATCTTTAGCAGTAAAGAAGACAaacatttctttaattgataattgatatgaAGCTTCATTATATAATTCTGTGAGTATTCATGCATGGTCTTCAGTGGGCTGAATGATGTGGAGCATTGTAGCAAGAACCATTTGCTATTCATTTTTACCTTTCCCTTGTTTTATTCTTTGTATTCTCTTACATGTAAATCATCTGTATTTTCTTGCCTACTTGCAAATGTGAAGGTCCTTTTTTTAGAATACAATAACATAATATTTGCAACTTTATCTAGATTTGAGAATATCACATTTTGGAGAAGTAAGGAAGCTGCTCAACAACAATCGAACTCAGACAATGGCTCTGGTCTAGTGCAAGTTGTTATTTTTGAAGCAGCTGATCGTGATGATATTGGTGGTTCGGCATATGGTGGACAACGATCTATTTGCTGCACTCCTGATCTTTCTAAACTTGAAGGATGTAAGCAAGGGGAAGTCATTAGAATACGTTCATCTTCTGATAGTCATTGGCCAGTGATTCTAAATGTGAAGTTTAAGGGACATTCTTTGAAAACTAGAATGCGCAGACAAGAGGTATTTGTCTCAAAAACAGGAATGTATAACCTCTTCTTCATTACATGTGACCCAAAATTGAAAGGACTTGTTTTAAATGGGAAGACTGTTTGGAAAAATCCTGATGGCTATTTACCTGGTAGAATGGCCCCATCCATGAAGTTCTATGTTTTCATGTCTCTTGCCTACTTGCTATTAAGCGCAGTATGGTTTGTTCAGTATTGGAGGTTCTGGAATGAGGTTCTGCAACTTCAGCACTGCATCACAGCTGTTGTTGCTCTTGGATTGACCGAAATGTTCTTTTGGTACCTTGAATTTGCTAATTTTAACAGCACTGGCGTCAGGCCTGTTGTACTTACCACGTGGGTTGTAACTCTCGGTGCTGCAAGAAGAACTCTTTCACGTATTCTTATTCTTTCATTGTCAATGGGTTATGGTGTGGTACGACCTACTCTTGGCGGTCTGACCTCTAAGGTGTTGGTTATTGGGGGAACTTACTTCTTGGCAACTGAACTGCTAAACATTACAGAATATGTGGGTACGATAAGTGACATATCGGGGAGAGCAAGGCTACTATTCGTACTTCCTGATTCTTTCCTGGATACATTTCTAATCTTGTGGATTTTCACTTCTCTTTCTAAGACACTGGAACAGTTGCAggtgtgttatatatatatatatatatatatattttttttcgttaGTCAGATCTCTTCCTAAGCTTAGCATGTTCAGGATGCTTTTTTCTTTGATGCTTCGTACTCATTTTGGAGATTGAGGATAAAAcccaaattaaagtaaaaaggAAATCCTGCTTAAAAGTTCCTTGCTTGAAAATTATCTTAATAGCTTTTTGGTAAAGAATCCGTATGGCTAGTGACTTGCAtaaatatatttagagttggaGACATTGttaaaactttgattgtttgGATTTTATTTTCGCTTAACAAAAAGGCTTGATGTTAGTTTTGGTCTCATACTTATATTGCCTAAAAATGTTTTCAGGTGAAACGAAGTTCTGTGAAGTTGGATATCTACAGAAAGTTCTCAAATGCATTAACAGTGTCAGTTATTGCTTCCGTTACATGGATAGCATACGAGGTATGATTTAGATTTATAGTAATCGATATGAATTAGTCTTTGAATATAAAATCGTGATTTTGTCATCATATGTCCTCATCTAGCTTTTTTTGGCATCTAAACATGCATGCATCTTTGGCAATATTTAGTGTAACGGACTTGAAAGAGTTTCTGGGGCTCGTATGACATGACCTTGGCCTCCTATTCCACCACTTGTGGAATTTGATGAGGTAAAGATACATGTGAAGGACTAGATAGCATATGTGAGATACCTATAACAGCCTGTtcaaaattgtgttttaaatgtGAAACACGATGTATTTGCTCACGGTATGATACTATAATTAGTGTCTGAAACTTTTGCAAGTAGTACTAAAAGAGTACCATAATTTGTAACAAGTGTTAGAGCACAATTGAAGGATGCATTATTCCTTAGTCCTACTTCTAAGTCCTAACTTCTAACAATTACAATTTTTGTGCCCTGAATAACATTGAATAGAAGGCTTTTAAAGGCAAGCATGGGATCCTACAGTGAGTCAGTGACTTATGGAATGCATAATTTGTGCTAACCCAAGGCCTCATGTTGCCCGAAATATATTTTGAGAAGAAGGGCACGAGAAGAGAAGTAATTAATATGAATAGAGCTCTCTAGAAAATAGTTGAGGGGGGCATTCAGGATTCCTTTTTTCGATTAATAATCACCTAACAAAAATAAAGAGGCAAAATACATTCAGAATTTTTTGGGATTATGGAAGGGCTTATCAGACTGTGAATAGATGTGCCTTTTCTACTATGTTTCCTGTGTGTGGTTTGATTATCGTGATGATAGCTAATGCCATGATGACTCAATGGGGGTATACTTACTCGGGTAAATTTTGCTTCTTACAGGTGTATTTTAAGGCTACAGATCCTTACAATGAGCGGTGGCAGAGTGCTTGGATTATCACTGCTTTCTGGGACATTCTAGCATTTGCAGTGCTATGTATTATTTGCTATCTATGGGCTCcatctcaaacttctcaaaggTAAGCTCATACATATGTGCATTTCTTGTCACAAAGAGATCCGTAAGTTCATATTGTTTCATATCTTAGACACATCACATTGACAAAGAGGAAGGGGGAAAACTAGCTCCACCCACCCATCATTCCTCCCCTTGATGCGCCTTGCATACTAATCatacatcatatcatatcatcatacaatctaataaaaagattgaaaaattccaCGTATCATCCCCATGGAGCTCCCCAAAATGAAAGGATTTTATTGGTTGATAGgtgaaataaaattaatcaactagTTATTTTTAGctattctaaaaataaattaagtaattaccaTTTTTAAAAAAGCAATATACTGAAAGACTATGGCTTAAATTGAGCTATAttagataaattattaatttgaatttattgtATACCGTATATATATCATctttataaactaaataatttgaatatttttattaaaccaATCAACTAGCTAGAGTTTTTTTTGTAtagaatgatataaataaggttaAAAATAACATTAGTTATACATTTACTAAAATTTTCCTAACATAGAACACACATggtaaatta
This region includes:
- the LOC130820547 gene encoding uncharacterized protein LOC130820547 → MDFGIQNLKSPPFSLLKSPIFIILIIVIAFSNIQFSNGSIHTYNQQVFNEVGNAYLVAGGSEGILASRSYLSSPISTRIVPHSLRDGISFIRFENITFWRSKEAAQQQSNSDNGSGLVQVVIFEAADRDDIGGSAYGGQRSICCTPDLSKLEGCKQGEVIRIRSSSDSHWPVILNVKFKGHSLKTRMRRQEVFVSKTGMYNLFFITCDPKLKGLVLNGKTVWKNPDGYLPGRMAPSMKFYVFMSLAYLLLSAVWFVQYWRFWNEVLQLQHCITAVVALGLTEMFFWYLEFANFNSTGVRPVVLTTWVVTLGAARRTLSRILILSLSMGYGVVRPTLGGLTSKVLVIGGTYFLATELLNITEYVGTISDISGRARLLFVLPDSFLDTFLILWIFTSLSKTLEQLQVKRSSVKLDIYRKFSNALTVSVIASVTWIAYEVYFKATDPYNERWQSAWIITAFWDILAFAVLCIICYLWAPSQTSQRYAYSEGVGDEYNDEEVQSLTRGKSAGDVSLVKHEKDAGNGGNDSENDDNEPGKGE